A window of the SAR202 cluster bacterium genome harbors these coding sequences:
- a CDS encoding alpha/beta hydrolase, whose protein sequence is MTEKPLTLHEAARKMGVIFEEDATPTEEIVEINGIKLSYLDWGNKDKQTMLLLHGRTNSAHTWDFTSLAFHANYHVIALNQRGHGDSDWHEDGDYSLNTNIPDIENFVSKLQLKDIILIGHSMGARNSMVFASRNPNLVSKLVLVDMAPETERDELDTIRGWRRLPERADTFDEFIDAALAINPRRTREQLKGSLSHQLRLYPDGKWSWKWDQALRTADTNGWGSEILWQHVDKIATPTLLVLGSESNLISPETANKMGSKIKDFKWEYVEGAGHQVPGDRPAGFQEIVRNFLNQ, encoded by the coding sequence ATGACAGAAAAGCCACTAACATTACATGAAGCAGCTCGAAAAATGGGTGTTATATTCGAAGAAGATGCTACTCCCACAGAAGAAATTGTTGAAATTAATGGCATCAAATTATCTTATCTTGATTGGGGAAATAAAGATAAACAAACTATGCTGTTGTTACACGGAAGAACAAATTCTGCCCACACATGGGATTTTACATCACTTGCATTTCATGCCAATTACCATGTAATAGCTCTTAACCAAAGAGGACATGGAGATAGTGACTGGCATGAGGATGGCGATTATTCCTTAAACACCAACATCCCAGATATTGAAAATTTTGTAAGTAAATTACAATTAAAGGATATAATTTTAATTGGCCATTCAATGGGAGCAAGAAATTCTATGGTTTTTGCTTCAAGAAACCCTAATTTAGTTTCAAAATTAGTTTTGGTCGACATGGCACCAGAAACTGAACGTGATGAGCTCGATACAATAAGAGGGTGGAGAAGACTTCCTGAAAGAGCAGACACATTTGATGAATTTATAGATGCCGCATTAGCTATAAACCCTCGTAGGACAAGAGAGCAACTAAAAGGTAGTTTATCTCATCAATTACGACTTTATCCAGACGGTAAGTGGAGTTGGAAATGGGACCAAGCATTACGCACTGCGGACACCAATGGATGGGGCTCTGAAATTTTGTGGCAACATGTGGATAAAATTGCAACCCCTACGCTATTAGTTTTAGGAAGTGAGAGTAATTTAATATCACCAGAGACTGCAAATAAAATGGGTTCCAAGATTAAAGATTTTAAATGGGAATATGTAGAAGGCGCTGGTCATCAAGTCCCTGGGGATCGACCTGCTGGGTTTCAAGAAATAGTAAGAAACTTCCTTAATCAATAA